The Collimonas sp. PA-H2 genome contains a region encoding:
- a CDS encoding OprD family outer membrane porin — protein MNILAVVRHLTPLAAAATISVHAANTDAAKPANHPSPFGRTDEHGEHGIIDGDAIDQGHAAAAPPAASTQQADSKGLIADSHLNWLLRSYSDHLETQGSNTRNASVLGSQLNFESGFTTGAIGLGADAGLFSALKLNGGNGAGNMVHVDPNGGGSNQLAWSYFGLYDLKARISNTVLKYGAQIVHNPFLEPHDNRALPPTFLGASFISTEIAGLSLAAGSFTKSQPRGQTRSQPLRTAYGGIQLNRFSYLGGDYNYSPDTKISLYASRAENVWNQYYSAFSHSIGDANTLRWTGQLNYYATRNQGSSRQGAVNTNAYSVALSAQHKAHTVLLAYQKIQGKQFFDYVGEGAGDFLSNSMNVDYNAPGEQSLQLRHTVDLGSYGLPGLKIMTWGVQGWGADASASAAANADPAGSLYRLYWKNGAPVRGKHWEVGMIPTYVIQSGKLKGSSVNLTLMHHLANAQYSDAGNTIYRLALNMPMNIF, from the coding sequence TTGAATATCCTTGCCGTAGTGCGTCATCTGACGCCGCTGGCAGCCGCTGCGACGATCAGCGTCCATGCGGCGAATACTGACGCAGCCAAGCCCGCCAACCACCCCAGCCCGTTCGGCAGAACCGATGAACACGGCGAACATGGCATCATCGATGGCGACGCCATCGATCAGGGCCATGCCGCTGCGGCGCCACCCGCCGCCAGCACGCAACAGGCCGATAGCAAGGGCCTGATCGCCGACAGCCATCTGAACTGGCTGCTGCGCAGTTATAGCGACCATCTGGAAACCCAGGGCTCCAATACCCGCAACGCCTCGGTGCTGGGCAGCCAGCTGAATTTCGAATCCGGCTTCACCACCGGCGCCATCGGCCTCGGCGCCGACGCTGGTTTGTTCAGCGCGCTGAAGCTGAATGGCGGCAACGGTGCCGGCAACATGGTGCATGTTGATCCAAACGGCGGCGGCAGCAATCAATTGGCATGGAGCTACTTCGGGCTGTACGATCTGAAAGCACGGATTTCGAACACAGTGCTGAAATATGGCGCGCAAATCGTCCATAACCCTTTCCTGGAGCCGCATGACAACCGCGCCCTGCCGCCGACTTTCCTCGGCGCCTCCTTCATCAGCACTGAAATTGCCGGCCTCAGCCTGGCAGCCGGCAGCTTTACCAAGAGCCAGCCGCGCGGACAAACCCGCTCGCAACCCTTGCGCACGGCCTACGGCGGCATCCAGCTCAATCGCTTCAGCTATCTTGGCGGCGACTACAACTACAGCCCAGACACCAAAATCTCGCTATACGCCAGCCGCGCCGAAAACGTCTGGAATCAATACTATTCAGCCTTCTCGCACAGCATCGGCGATGCCAATACCCTGCGCTGGACCGGCCAGCTGAATTACTATGCGACGCGCAACCAGGGCAGCAGCCGGCAAGGAGCCGTCAACACCAATGCCTACAGCGTGGCCCTGAGCGCCCAGCACAAGGCGCATACGGTGCTGCTGGCCTACCAGAAAATCCAGGGCAAGCAGTTCTTCGACTATGTCGGCGAAGGCGCCGGTGATTTCTTGAGCAATTCGATGAACGTCGATTACAACGCGCCCGGCGAACAGTCGCTGCAATTGCGGCATACGGTCGACCTCGGCAGCTATGGCTTGCCCGGCTTGAAAATCATGACCTGGGGCGTACAGGGTTGGGGCGCGGACGCCTCGGCCAGCGCAGCCGCCAATGCCGATCCGGCCGGCAGTCTTTATCGGCTGTACTGGAAGAACGGCGCGCCGGTGCGCGGCAAGCACTGGGAGGTCGGCATGATCCCCACCTATGTGATACAGAGCGGCAAACTGAAGGGCAGCAGCGTCAACCTGACCTTGATGCATCATCTTGCCAATGCACAGTACTCGGACGCCGGTAATACCATCTACCGGCTGGCCCTGAACATGCCGATGAATATTTTTTAA
- a CDS encoding YicC/YloC family endoribonuclease — translation MTICSMTGYAVANRDTAAGTITIEIKSVNSRFLDLQFRINDDLRSLEPALRDAIIGRVARGKVECRLSFGRKAASGASQALNTELLASLAELQSAVRQQFIEAAPLTVNELLRWPGVIEEAVISQDTLQADVQATMHTALEAFVESRAREGAALQATLITRIDAMDAIVQRITPLVPQIVAQFQQKATERMQEALGLAQQDAGNAGLSREEALDRIRQEVTLYGIRIDIAEELSRLAAHLNETRHILKKGGQVGKRLDFMMQELNREANTVGSKAAIKELADASMELKLLIDQMREQVQNLE, via the coding sequence TTGACTATCTGTAGCATGACAGGTTATGCCGTTGCCAACCGCGACACGGCCGCAGGCACGATTACCATCGAGATCAAGAGCGTCAATTCGCGCTTTCTCGACCTCCAATTCCGCATCAACGACGATTTGCGTTCGCTCGAACCGGCGCTGCGCGATGCCATTATCGGCCGCGTTGCGCGCGGCAAGGTCGAATGCCGGCTGAGTTTCGGCCGTAAAGCGGCATCCGGCGCGTCGCAAGCCTTGAACACCGAGCTGCTGGCCTCTCTGGCCGAGCTGCAAAGCGCGGTGCGCCAGCAATTCATCGAAGCCGCGCCGCTGACGGTCAACGAACTGCTGCGCTGGCCCGGCGTCATCGAAGAAGCCGTGATCAGCCAGGACACCCTGCAAGCCGATGTCCAGGCCACCATGCACACCGCCCTGGAAGCGTTTGTCGAATCGCGCGCGCGCGAAGGCGCTGCGCTGCAGGCTACGCTGATCACCCGCATCGACGCCATGGATGCCATCGTACAGCGGATTACGCCGCTGGTGCCGCAGATAGTGGCGCAATTCCAGCAAAAAGCCACGGAGCGGATGCAGGAAGCTCTCGGCCTGGCGCAGCAGGATGCCGGCAATGCCGGCCTGTCGCGCGAAGAAGCCTTGGACCGCATCCGCCAGGAAGTCACGCTGTATGGCATCCGCATCGATATCGCCGAAGAGCTGTCGCGCCTCGCCGCCCACCTCAATGAAACCCGCCACATCCTGAAAAAAGGCGGCCAGGTCGGCAAGCGCCTGGATTTCATGATGCAAGAACTCAATCGCGAAGCGAATACGGTAGGCTCGAAAGCCGCAATCAAGGAACTGGCCGACGCTTCCATGGAACTGAAGCTGCTGATCGACCAGATGCGCGAACAGGTGCAAAACCTGGAATAA
- a CDS encoding serine/threonine-protein kinase — MAAQNNAPLPDGLKIAGYRIVKKIASGGFSIVYLAYDEDGNAVAIKEYLPSSLALRQWGELAPAISPENLPTFRIGLKCFFEEGRALARIAHPNVVSVINFFRANETVYMVMAYESGRSLQEHILRRRDKGEKPLVSEKFIRKMFRHVMNGLREVHTHKLLHLDLKPANIYLRADGTPILLDFGAARQTLRSDSPKLYPMYTPGFAPAELYERNGNLGPWTDIYSIGASIFACMVGAPPQPVDQRKVNDKMEGHFRKLEGLYSPELIQVVRWCLMIDPLQRPQSVFAVQRALMEPVQEEEVSMRDMVTRKIRNVFFTHIQFRRKAESNPDTTIQENTQ; from the coding sequence ATGGCCGCACAAAACAATGCTCCATTGCCTGATGGGCTAAAAATTGCTGGATACCGCATTGTAAAGAAGATTGCTTCTGGCGGGTTCAGTATTGTCTATCTGGCATACGATGAGGATGGCAACGCAGTCGCCATCAAGGAATATCTGCCAAGCTCGCTGGCCTTGCGCCAGTGGGGCGAACTGGCGCCGGCAATTTCGCCGGAAAACCTGCCGACTTTCAGGATCGGCTTGAAATGCTTTTTCGAGGAAGGGCGCGCGCTGGCGCGCATCGCACATCCGAACGTGGTGAGCGTGATCAATTTCTTCCGCGCTAATGAAACCGTCTACATGGTGATGGCTTACGAGTCCGGCCGCTCGCTGCAGGAACATATCCTGCGCCGGCGCGACAAGGGCGAGAAGCCGCTGGTGTCGGAAAAATTCATCCGCAAGATGTTCCGCCACGTGATGAACGGCTTGCGCGAAGTGCATACGCACAAGCTGCTGCACCTGGACCTGAAGCCGGCCAACATCTACCTGCGCGCCGACGGCACGCCGATCCTGCTGGATTTCGGCGCCGCCCGCCAGACGCTGCGTTCCGATTCGCCCAAGCTGTATCCGATGTACACCCCCGGCTTTGCGCCGGCTGAATTGTATGAGCGCAATGGCAACCTCGGACCGTGGACCGATATCTACAGTATCGGCGCCTCGATTTTCGCCTGTATGGTTGGCGCGCCGCCGCAGCCGGTCGACCAGCGCAAGGTCAACGACAAGATGGAAGGCCATTTCCGCAAGCTGGAAGGCCTGTATTCGCCGGAGCTGATCCAGGTGGTGCGCTGGTGTCTGATGATCGATCCGCTGCAGCGGCCGCAAAGCGTGTTCGCGGTGCAGCGGGCATTGATGGAGCCGGTGCAGGAAGAAGAAGTGAGCATGCGCGACATGGTGACGCGCAAGATCCGCAACGTCTTTTTCACGCATATCCAGTTCCGCCGCAAGGCCGAGAGCAACCCGGATACGACCATCCAGGAAAACACCCAGTAA
- a CDS encoding PP2C family serine/threonine-protein phosphatase, whose protein sequence is MRFSVYQESHIGGRKVNQDRMGYSFTRDALLLLLTDGMGGHLHGEIAANIAMQTIGSLFQKNAQPYIKKPERFLEDSFYAAHMEIHRYREVHKLSETPRTTVVACLIQHNSAFWAHCGDSRLYWMRNGQILARTRDHSRIESLIAQGKADPSERATHPDRNKLFNCLGATNMPIVELSRRVSLQAGDVMLLCSDGLWSMLPDHVLAQRLQTSTIVRAVPELVNNALGIAGKTSDNITALAMAWGSDPNIDDPSSSIVTHTLPIGSLTTTIQAPRLGAVDVPDGFSDADIEQAIAEIRGAIEKNI, encoded by the coding sequence ATGCGATTTTCTGTTTATCAAGAAAGCCATATCGGCGGCCGCAAGGTCAATCAGGACCGGATGGGTTATAGCTTCACGCGTGACGCCTTGTTGCTGTTGCTGACCGATGGCATGGGCGGCCACCTGCACGGCGAGATCGCCGCCAACATCGCGATGCAAACCATAGGCTCGCTGTTCCAGAAGAATGCCCAGCCGTACATCAAGAAGCCGGAGCGCTTCCTGGAAGACAGTTTCTATGCCGCGCACATGGAAATCCACCGCTACCGTGAAGTACACAAGCTGTCGGAAACCCCGCGCACCACGGTGGTGGCTTGCCTGATCCAGCACAACAGCGCTTTCTGGGCGCACTGCGGCGATTCGCGCCTGTACTGGATGCGCAACGGCCAGATCCTGGCGCGTACGCGCGATCACTCGCGCATCGAAAGCCTGATCGCCCAGGGCAAGGCCGATCCCTCGGAGCGCGCCACCCATCCTGACCGCAACAAGTTGTTCAACTGCCTCGGCGCCACCAACATGCCGATCGTCGAACTGTCGCGCCGCGTCAGCCTGCAGGCCGGCGACGTCATGTTACTGTGCTCGGACGGACTGTGGTCGATGCTGCCGGACCACGTGCTGGCGCAGCGCCTGCAAACCAGCACCATCGTCCGCGCGGTGCCGGAGCTGGTGAATAATGCACTTGGGATTGCCGGTAAAACCAGCGATAATATTACCGCTTTGGCAATGGCCTGGGGCAGCGATCCGAATATTGACGATCCATCCAGTTCCATCGTCACCCACACGCTGCCGATCGGCAGCCTGACCACCACCATCCAGGCGCCGCGCCTGGGCGCAGTGGATGTGCCGGACGGCTTCAGCGATGCCGACATTGAACAGGCGATCGCGGAAATCCGTGGCGCTATTGAGAAGAACATTTAA
- the rph gene encoding ribonuclease PH: MPTITRPSGRAADALRTVRLTRNYTKHAEGSVLVEFGDTKVICTASLEEKVPGFLKGKGQGWLTAEYGMLPCSTNTRMDREAARGKQSGRTQEIQRLIGRSLRAAFDLEAFGERTLHLDCDVIQADGGTRTAAITGAMVAAYDAFTQLLESKAIAAIPLKHFVAAISVGVYQGAPVLDLDYVEDSGCDTDMNVVMADTGHFIEVQGTAEGVAFDRPTLNSLLDLAQGGISELIQLQKQALGLAE, translated from the coding sequence ATGCCAACTATTACCCGTCCTAGCGGACGCGCCGCCGATGCCTTGCGCACCGTGCGCCTGACCCGCAATTACACCAAGCACGCCGAAGGTTCGGTGCTGGTCGAGTTCGGCGACACCAAAGTGATCTGCACCGCCAGCCTGGAAGAAAAAGTCCCTGGCTTCCTCAAGGGCAAGGGGCAGGGCTGGCTGACCGCGGAATACGGCATGCTGCCGTGCTCCACCAATACCCGCATGGACCGTGAGGCCGCACGCGGCAAGCAATCCGGCCGCACCCAGGAAATCCAGCGCCTGATCGGACGTTCCTTACGCGCCGCTTTCGATCTGGAGGCTTTCGGCGAACGCACCTTGCATCTGGACTGCGACGTCATCCAGGCTGACGGCGGCACCCGTACTGCTGCCATCACCGGCGCCATGGTCGCCGCCTACGATGCTTTCACGCAGCTGCTGGAAAGCAAGGCGATTGCCGCGATTCCGCTCAAGCATTTTGTCGCCGCGATTTCGGTCGGCGTCTATCAGGGCGCACCGGTGCTGGACCTGGACTACGTCGAAGATTCCGGCTGCGATACCGACATGAACGTGGTGATGGCCGATACCGGCCATTTCATCGAAGTGCAGGGCACGGCGGAAGGCGTCGCCTTCGACCGTCCTACCTTGAACAGCTTGCTTGACCTGGCGCAAGGCGGCATCAGCGAACTGATCCAGCTGCAGAAACAAGCTTTGGGCCTGGCGGAATAA
- a CDS encoding TatD family hydrolase, translating into MYIDSHCHINFPELSARMPEILAKMAQNQVTHALCVSVDLPDFPQVLALAETYPHIYASVGVHPDYEDTPEPSVDDLIRLSDHPKIIAIGETGLDYYRLQGDLEWQRERFRRHIRASRATGKPLIIHTRAASADTIRIMQEEGAGTDAGGAGGVMHCFTESLAVAEAAIAMGFYISFSGIVTFKSAKELQAVALAVPLSSTLIETDSPYLAPVPHRGKMNEPGWVMHVGEFLANLKGVPASQVAQQTTDNFFNLFKLAKDQAHV; encoded by the coding sequence ATGTATATCGATTCCCATTGCCATATCAATTTTCCGGAACTGTCCGCCAGGATGCCGGAAATCCTCGCCAAGATGGCGCAAAACCAGGTCACCCATGCATTGTGCGTATCGGTCGATCTGCCGGATTTCCCGCAGGTGCTGGCGCTGGCCGAGACCTATCCGCATATCTATGCCTCGGTCGGCGTGCATCCCGATTATGAAGATACGCCGGAACCCAGCGTCGACGACCTGATCCGCCTGTCCGACCATCCGAAGATCATCGCCATCGGCGAAACCGGCCTCGACTATTACCGCCTGCAGGGCGACCTGGAATGGCAGCGCGAGCGCTTCCGCCGCCATATCCGCGCTTCGCGCGCCACCGGCAAGCCGCTCATCATCCACACCCGTGCTGCCTCGGCAGACACCATCCGCATCATGCAGGAAGAGGGCGCCGGCACCGATGCCGGCGGCGCCGGCGGCGTCATGCATTGCTTTACCGAGTCGCTGGCGGTAGCCGAAGCGGCGATCGCCATGGGTTTCTATATTTCCTTTTCCGGCATCGTCACCTTCAAGAGCGCCAAGGAGTTGCAGGCGGTGGCGCTGGCCGTGCCTCTGAGCAGCACCTTGATCGAAACCGATTCGCCCTACCTGGCGCCGGTGCCGCATCGAGGCAAGATGAACGAGCCGGGCTGGGTCATGCATGTCGGCGAATTCCTGGCCAATCTGAAGGGTGTGCCGGCGAGCCAGGTGGCGCAGCAAACCACCGATAATTTTTTCAATTTGTTCAAGCTGGCAAAGGATCAGGCGCATGTTTAA
- a CDS encoding ankyrin repeat domain-containing protein yields the protein MFNLLNRMHNRARFSALLLLSALAFLPPVSQASNADDYFKAAQLDDERSMKALLAAGVNPNLAKKERGETGLMIAVREDSKKVFNVLLNARGIDLNLRARNGDTALMIASYKGDVATVKALLDKEAEPNNTGWTALHYAAAIGNNEIVQMLLDASAYIDAGSPNNTTPIMMAARAGKIETVKLLLDSGADVTLKNDVGMNAIDLAKKFDHDDIAEGLTQRLQKAGKL from the coding sequence ATGTTTAATTTACTCAATCGCATGCATAATCGTGCGCGCTTTTCAGCCTTGCTGCTGCTGTCGGCGCTGGCATTTTTGCCGCCCGTGAGCCAGGCCAGCAATGCCGACGATTACTTCAAGGCAGCGCAGCTGGACGATGAGCGCAGCATGAAGGCGCTGCTGGCCGCGGGCGTCAATCCCAACCTGGCGAAGAAAGAGCGCGGCGAAACCGGGCTGATGATAGCTGTGCGCGAGGATTCTAAGAAAGTGTTCAATGTCTTGCTCAATGCGCGCGGCATCGATCTCAACCTGCGCGCGCGCAACGGCGACACGGCTTTGATGATTGCTTCCTACAAAGGCGACGTGGCGACAGTCAAGGCCCTGCTGGACAAGGAGGCCGAACCTAACAATACCGGCTGGACTGCGCTGCATTATGCGGCGGCGATCGGTAATAATGAAATCGTGCAGATGCTGCTGGATGCGTCTGCCTATATCGACGCCGGCTCACCCAATAATACGACGCCGATCATGATGGCTGCGCGCGCCGGCAAGATCGAAACCGTCAAGCTACTGCTCGACAGCGGCGCCGACGTCACCCTGAAAAACGATGTCGGAATGAATGCGATCGACCTGGCCAAGAAGTTCGATCACGACGATATCGCCGAAGGCTTGACGCAGCGCCTGCAAAAGGCCGGCAAGCTTTAA
- a CDS encoding alpha-hydroxy acid oxidase produces MSVITCVEDLRLLAKKRVPKAFYDYADSGSYTESTYRANSTDLAALKLRQRVAINVDQRSTRSSMIGEDVTMPVAIAPTGLTGMQWANGEMLGAIAAEKFGIPFTLSTMSICSIEDVASVTTKPFWFQLYVMRDRGFIKSLIERAKAAKCSALVLTLDLQILGQRHKDLKNGMSVPPKMTIANLLDLASKPGWALRALSGRKSFGNLAGHVSDADGIMTLSKWTASQFDPTLCWDDIAWIKEQWGGKLILKGILDVEDAKIAATTGADAIVVSNHGGRQLDGAVSSISALPAIVDAVGDQIEVWFDGGIRSGQDVLKAVALGAKGTMIGRAFLYSLGAMGEAGVTRMLQILQQELDVSMALTGTRDIKDVGPQILS; encoded by the coding sequence ATGTCTGTCATCACCTGCGTTGAAGATCTGCGCCTGCTGGCCAAGAAACGCGTCCCCAAGGCATTCTACGACTACGCCGACAGCGGCTCCTATACTGAAAGCACCTATCGCGCCAACAGCACCGACCTCGCGGCCCTGAAATTGCGCCAGCGGGTCGCCATCAACGTCGACCAGCGCTCTACCCGCAGCAGCATGATTGGCGAGGACGTAACCATGCCGGTGGCGATTGCGCCGACCGGACTGACCGGCATGCAATGGGCCAACGGCGAAATGCTGGGCGCCATCGCGGCCGAAAAATTCGGCATTCCATTTACCCTGTCGACCATGAGCATCTGCTCCATCGAAGACGTCGCCAGCGTGACCACCAAGCCGTTCTGGTTCCAGCTGTACGTGATGCGCGACCGCGGCTTCATCAAGTCGCTGATCGAACGCGCCAAGGCCGCCAAGTGTTCGGCGCTGGTGCTGACGCTGGATCTGCAGATCCTCGGCCAGCGCCACAAGGACCTGAAGAACGGCATGTCGGTGCCGCCCAAGATGACCATCGCCAACCTGCTCGATCTCGCCAGCAAACCCGGCTGGGCCCTGCGCGCGCTCAGTGGCCGCAAGTCCTTCGGCAACCTGGCCGGCCATGTCTCCGACGCCGACGGCATCATGACCCTGAGTAAATGGACTGCCAGCCAGTTCGATCCGACCTTGTGCTGGGATGATATCGCCTGGATCAAGGAGCAATGGGGCGGCAAGCTGATCCTGAAAGGGATTCTGGATGTGGAAGACGCCAAGATCGCCGCCACCACCGGCGCCGACGCCATCGTCGTCAGTAATCACGGCGGCCGCCAGCTAGATGGCGCGGTCTCGTCGATTTCAGCCTTGCCGGCGATCGTCGACGCGGTCGGCGACCAGATCGAAGTCTGGTTCGACGGCGGCATCCGCAGCGGCCAGGATGTCTTGAAAGCGGTGGCGCTCGGCGCCAAGGGCACCATGATCGGCCGCGCTTTCCTCTACAGCCTCGGCGCCATGGGCGAAGCCGGCGTGACCCGCATGTTGCAGATCCTGCAGCAGGAACTCGATGTCAGCATGGCCCTGACCGGCACCAGGGATATCAAGGATGTGGGACCGCAGATCCTGAGCTGA
- the hpnE gene encoding hydroxysqualene dehydroxylase HpnE, translated as MTVQAQHIAVIGAGWAGCTAAVELTQAGHQVALFEASRQLGGRARRVDIDDIVLDNGQHILLGAYKQSLQMMRKVGIAPEQAMLRLPLQMNYPAGSGGMTFTAPRLPAPLHLLVALWRASGLQREDKLALARFSSAARWMDWRLNDDCSVSTLLERFDQTDRLIQLMWRPLCIAALNTRPEHASAQVFLAVLRDSLGARRSASDMLLPRRDLSSLFPQQAAAFIEERGGSLESGRSVKQVRRDGQQWQLQSNDASQNFDAVVIATPPETAATLLDGSASAELLATLRSFAYEPITTCYLQYASATRLPQPFFALVDDPANASGAAAWGQFVFDRGQLDPAQAGLLAVVISASSEAIQDGHQALGSAVATQIATAFKQPQLAQPLWTKVISEKRATFACTPGLARPANDSGLERLMLAGDYIASDYPATLESAVRSGQQAAKELLLQLR; from the coding sequence ATGACCGTCCAAGCGCAGCATATTGCAGTGATCGGCGCCGGCTGGGCCGGCTGCACCGCAGCCGTCGAACTGACGCAAGCCGGCCACCAGGTTGCCTTGTTCGAAGCCAGCCGCCAGCTGGGCGGCCGCGCGCGCCGGGTCGACATCGACGACATCGTGCTCGACAATGGCCAGCACATCCTGCTCGGCGCCTACAAGCAAAGTTTGCAGATGATGCGCAAGGTCGGCATAGCTCCGGAACAAGCCATGCTGCGCCTGCCGCTACAGATGAACTACCCGGCCGGCAGCGGCGGCATGACCTTTACAGCACCACGCCTGCCGGCGCCCTTGCATCTGCTGGTGGCGCTGTGGCGCGCCAGTGGACTGCAACGTGAAGACAAGCTGGCGCTGGCGCGCTTTTCCTCGGCCGCGCGCTGGATGGACTGGCGCCTGAACGACGATTGCAGCGTCAGCACCCTGCTGGAACGCTTCGACCAGACAGACCGCCTGATCCAGCTGATGTGGCGCCCCTTGTGCATCGCCGCCCTCAACACCCGCCCCGAGCACGCCTCGGCCCAGGTCTTCCTGGCGGTGCTGCGCGACAGCCTGGGCGCCCGCAGAAGCGCTTCCGACATGCTGCTGCCGCGGCGCGATCTGAGCAGCCTGTTTCCGCAACAGGCTGCAGCCTTCATTGAAGAACGCGGCGGCAGCCTGGAGTCCGGCCGCAGCGTCAAGCAAGTGCGGCGCGACGGCCAGCAATGGCAGCTGCAAAGCAACGACGCCAGCCAGAACTTCGACGCCGTGGTCATCGCCACGCCGCCGGAAACCGCGGCCACGCTGCTGGATGGCAGCGCCAGTGCCGAGCTGTTGGCCACATTGCGCAGTTTCGCCTACGAACCGATCACCACCTGCTATCTGCAATATGCCAGCGCCACACGCCTGCCACAGCCCTTCTTCGCTCTGGTCGACGATCCGGCCAACGCCAGCGGCGCCGCGGCCTGGGGTCAATTCGTGTTTGACCGCGGCCAGCTCGATCCGGCTCAGGCCGGCCTGCTGGCGGTGGTCATCAGCGCATCGTCCGAAGCGATCCAAGACGGCCATCAAGCTTTGGGCAGCGCGGTCGCAACCCAGATTGCCACCGCATTCAAGCAGCCGCAGCTGGCGCAGCCCTTGTGGACCAAGGTAATTTCAGAGAAACGCGCCACCTTCGCCTGCACCCCGGGTCTGGCGCGGCCGGCCAACGACAGCGGCCTGGAACGGCTGATGCTGGCAGGCGACTACATCGCCAGCGACTATCCTGCGACCCTGGAATCGGCGGTGCGCAGCGGCCAGCAGGCGGCAAAGGAATTGCTGCTGCAGCTGCGTTGA
- the hpnD gene encoding presqualene diphosphate synthase HpnD, which translates to MSPDDYCQQKAAQSGSSFYYSFLFLPVERRRAITALYAFCREVDDTVDECTDESVARSKLMWWRKEIAAMLAGNASHPVTQALQPHLLTYGLEGKHLQAIIDGMEMDLNQTRYLDYPGLKQYCWHVAGVVGILSASIFGVSQPQTLQFAEKLGLAFQLTNIIRDVGEDGRKGRIYLPVNELQQFNVTAADILNARYSENFVNLMRFQVARAQQAYDEAFTLLPKQDRRAQRPGLMMAAIYRALLSEIERDGFHVLNQRISLTPIRKLWLAWKTYVRG; encoded by the coding sequence ATGTCCCCAGACGATTACTGCCAGCAAAAAGCCGCCCAAAGCGGTTCCAGTTTCTACTACAGCTTCCTGTTCCTGCCGGTCGAGCGTCGCCGCGCCATTACTGCCCTGTACGCGTTTTGCCGCGAAGTGGACGACACCGTCGATGAATGCACCGACGAAAGCGTGGCGCGCAGCAAGCTCATGTGGTGGCGCAAGGAAATCGCCGCCATGCTGGCCGGCAATGCATCACACCCGGTGACCCAGGCGCTGCAACCGCATCTGCTGACCTATGGACTGGAAGGCAAGCACCTGCAAGCGATCATCGACGGCATGGAAATGGATTTGAACCAGACCCGCTATCTGGACTACCCCGGCCTCAAGCAATACTGCTGGCATGTGGCCGGCGTGGTCGGCATCCTCTCGGCCAGCATCTTCGGCGTAAGCCAGCCGCAAACCCTGCAGTTCGCCGAAAAGCTCGGCCTCGCTTTCCAGCTCACCAACATCATCCGCGACGTCGGCGAAGACGGCCGCAAAGGCCGCATTTATTTGCCGGTGAACGAGCTGCAGCAGTTCAATGTCACCGCCGCCGATATCCTCAACGCCCGCTACAGCGAGAACTTCGTCAACCTGATGCGCTTCCAGGTAGCGCGCGCCCAGCAAGCCTACGATGAGGCTTTTACCCTGCTGCCGAAGCAAGACCGCCGCGCCCAGCGCCCCGGCTTGATGATGGCGGCGATCTACCGCGCCCTGCTGAGCGAGATCGAACGCGACGGTTTCCATGTGCTGAACCAGCGCATTTCGCTGACCCCTATCCGTAAATTGTGGCTGGCGTGGAAGACTTATGTGCGCGGCTAA